In the genome of Tepidimicrobium xylanilyticum, the window TTTCTAAGCCCACTTTATCTAATAATCATGATAGCTATCATCATATACCAAACTTTATCGTCCTTGAACTTTATTTATTGCAACATTCGTTGAATATCATCTTCTATTTCAAAAGGTTATGCTGAAAATTCAAATCTTTTTATTGTATTGCCATCTTTGCTCACCAGAAATTTTGTAAAGTTCCATCTAACAGCATTGCCTATGGTATACTCTGGAAACTTTTCCTTTAACAATGAATCTAAAATCTCGTTAATGGAATTAGTCATATCTAGTCCCTCAAATGGTGCTTTTTCCTTTAAGTATTTGAATAAGGGGGGAGCATATTTCCCATTTACATCTACCTTTTCAAAACTTGGGAAGGTTACTCCATAATTCATGCTACAAAAGGTCTTGATTTCCTCGTTGCAACCTGGCTCTTGGTTATCAAACTGATTACAAGGAAAAGCCAAGATCTCAA includes:
- a CDS encoding glutathione peroxidase, with the translated sequence MYDKYNSQGFEILAFPCNQFDNQEPGCNEEIKTFCSMNYGVTFPSFEKVDVNGKYAPPLFKYLKEKAPFEGLDMTNSINEILDSLLKEKFPEYTIGNAVRWNFTKFLVSKDGNTIKRFEFSA